Genomic segment of Plasmodium brasilianum strain Bolivian I chromosome 8, whole genome shotgun sequence:
ataataaaatataataataaaatataataataaaataaaataaaacaattcgCATTATCTTTTTGGATGTTCAggtaaaagaaaatgaagagGGAAAACTTCAAGAGAGGCTAAAGAAGGTTGGTATACTTAgctaaatgaaaataaaaagataaggAAAAATCAAATGATGAAACACTTGCTCGAGCCTCCTTTGTTTGATTGTCCGTTTATATTCTTGTGtggtatgtatttatatatgctatatatatttttatatggtATTCATTCATATGtgatatatattcttatattgtATTTACTCTTAtgttgtatttatttatatattcatttttatgcgtatatttttttcctcacCGAATTAAAGAACCAACACTAACATGTGtctgtgtgtgtgtgtgtgtgtgtgtgtgtcaTTTTGTTCTATGGGTCAATGCAGTATTATGTGCAAAAcgataataaaatgaaaaatttacgtatttatatCACAGtgatatatgaaaaaaaaaaaaaaaaaaaaaatatatatatatatatataagcaaaaatgtgcgaaaaaaaaattaaaaaacttccatttttcaaatgaatatttgaaatacacgttttttaaaaactgcCTTGAGTAGTGTTTTAGAACAGTATTGCTGCTTATGTGTTCATAAAATTAGGCGTGACTATAACAAGAAGAGTAAagagataaataaatatatacatatacacatatatatgtacatatacatacataaaaccTTTTGTGAATAAACATTtaagaataagaaaaataaaaaatatggattaCACAACGAAGTTTACTAAATAAAACTGCGTTATGTAAATAGCACAGGAGCAATACTTTACACACATCCCTTAAATAGTACTTAGCTGAACTATCATATTTTTCGTTACTTACAGGTTTCGACGGATTAATTGAAATTCGTAAATTATACCTACTTATATAGAAGTACATATTTACAGCAGTTTTTCTGCTCTTATCGGGGGGGCTTCATAGTTTTGCTGCGCATATTTCGCTGCGTGTATACATGCATGCACCACTACTTATCCctcatttttgaaataaactCATCTATTACCTTTTCTATCTTGCTTGGAGCTTCCATTTTCACCACATGATTAATGTGCATACATTCGGAAATGGTATTATCAAAAACGAAATTATACTTGTActtattttcatcatctgAAGAATAATCAGAAATAATTTCATTGACACTTACATGTCCTTTTGTCTCCATCTCAATcccattatttttgttttttttaaatgcttTCCATTCACAACTAACTTTTAAATcgtaaattaaaatttttttttttttttcttaaactAGAAGAAGCTTCTCCTTCTACCtctgaacaaaaaaattctaaaagAATGTTATTACTTAGttctatttttgttttatctaatatattttttaattcttcttttgCCCATTTTGTTAAGCATTTTTCCTCCCAgtgataattattaatattccaTACGGAcccttcttttttctcttggTCAGTgttattgtttatattatttacccCTATATTATGTCGTTCATTTTCGTTATTATTTTGTgtctttatattttgcaatttttcttcttcatctcctttaatttttgtcTCCTTATTTGCTATGAAttgttcagaaaaaaaaaaaaggggaaaataaaaaatgtgcaaGGGTGTATGTACAAACGTTAcacaataaaaaagaaaaaaggatatCATACGTAGATACTGCGCCAAGAACAGAATTTGATTAGGTACAAGTTGACACGTGGACGCGCAATAGTGTTAGTATGCGAACTATATGCGAacattatacatacacatttagatatatatacatatatatacatatatatatatatatatatatattttttttttttttggctcCATTTACATTCATCTGTATCATGTTTCAAAAGATCAGATGGAAATCCTTTCAgtgcattttttattttttcttttccctcCTTTCTTAGTATGTCGTATGCTTTTCTCGATTCTTCCTTGTCTTCGTTCATTTGAACGTTAATTTCGTAGTCATTATCCTAACATACgcgcgaaaaaaaaaaaaaatatataataaaatgaaaaggaagtggaaaaggaaaaaaaaaaaaaaaaaaaaaaaaaaaggaagtggaaagggaaaaaaaaaatataataaaataaaaggaagtgggaaaaggaaaaaaaaatataataaaataaaaaggaagtggaaaaggaaaaaaaaatatataataaaataaaaaggaagtggaaaaggaaaaaaaaatatataataaaataaaaaggaagtggaaaaggaaaaaaaaatatataataaaataaaataaaaaataaaaatatatgtaataaaataaaaatatatataataaaataaaaataaaatcaaataaaataacataacaGGAACAAACACATaagtataattattatccTCCCTTCTAGTATGTTTtgacatatatttatataaagcTCCTATGTAATTCTGCACAATTATAATGAACATGAATAATGGATGTAcgattcttctttttttttttttttttttctcttaagTGTGTACTTCCACTGAACAGATTGAGAAGTCCAGTATTTCTACATTCCCACCAGAacattctttattttctgttgtttttaaataaaaccAACTAAACTTTATATCATATTCAAAGGAGTTAatttgttttccttttctaaCCGAAACGCTAGCCTGAAAAAAGTAAggtggaaaaaaataaaaaaaattataaaataaaataataaaataaaataataaaataaaaataaaaaaaaaaaagggttgAATGCTAGGAAATGTTATCGTCTTTGATGCAATATTGTTAACACGCAAACGTTGTACTTTTGATGTGTTGTTAAACTgtgcttttattttgtcactcgtttttctttttttccttttttttccttttttttctcattttttcccTAATTATTACGTTCCCTGTTATATCAAATTTATCGAAATAAATAGACAGCTGCTCCGTTTCaagttttaaattatttaatttatatttaatataagaCTCACCCCAtttactataatttttttcctcccTACACAAAATGAAAGTAGTGTAACGGGATAAGcaatgaaagaaaaatgataatctatttttatttttttattttacttaggAACACATAAAATTGGCTGTACCATAACAGTTACTGTCATTCatgtgtttatattttatttgtcaTACTTTTTATGCATTACCAATGCCAGCTATTTCTATTCCACACAGACCCGGCCATATTTTTCTACTCGACTAAATTGACAAactcttttgttttataatttcctaaaagagctattttttttttttttttttaaaacaccCTTCTgattttgccttttttttttcttttttgttcctATTCAGATATATAAAGTGAATTATGACAAttacatatgcatgtgtatttatgtagtatgtattaatattgtACTTACATTTGatatttatactattttttttcttctttttctttatcttttccttttttttttattatacatttaaaaaattttgcaaaGTGCCAAGTATTACATTGTTATTTAGCTCAGCTGGGTTTATAAATTACAGAAACATCATATGTTATATGTCGCATGCCAAAtgtaaaatggaaaaaaaaaaaaataattggactacatatgaatatatgtatatatatataataagttaGTGTATCCCCCCttgtattctttttcttttttttttttttatttgaactgatgttttgaaaaataaaaatgaggtAAAACCAAGGCGAAAAAAATGTCGATATAAATTTTGgaatacttatataaaatacgTAAGAGGAGAgtttggaaaaaaataaaaattaaaataaaaattaaaataaaaaataaaaataaaaataaaaaataaaaaataaaaaataaaacttaaatacacattttaactgataataaaaaaaaggtttataatacagaaaatttttttaggatatatatttacaagtTTTCAATTTCACGGAAGAGAAGAATTGTAATCTTATGaattaatttacaaaaaaaaggaagggacaaaaaaataaaaaaaaaaaaattataagacGACATTCATCCATGTTATAACCGttacccctttttttttttttttttcaaaaagaaTGTTCAGTAAAATATACTCTGAATGTGAATATAGTTACATATACAACTGTATATActattatatgtacacatatatatatatatatacctatatacttatatatgcaCTTCATCACATGGTTTGCTGTGGAAAATACATTAATGAGCAGCATTTTTTAAAGAGGTATACATAAGCTAGTATTCTCCATCTCACAAAGTTATTAACTCGTAATGagattaaatttttacattcattttattttaaaaagaagtTAGTCGGGGGGAAAGGttagcaaaatataacaaggattaaaagcaaaattagtgtatacacacatatacatagtatatacatgtatgtaggAAGTGTATGAATATGCTAAGGAAGCAGTTTCTCATTAATGCcttaattcatatatgtgCTACTTAGCAGCAGCATTCATATTTCGAGTCCGCTAGTCAGCTGTTCTTGACTGTATCTTTTTTCCCCAGCTATTAAACGTATCTCTAATTTAAAACATGtccatatgtataaatagatatataaacattCAAGCGGACATCTTTCTAAGATATCACTTTAACTCCGTACATTCTTtcacaatttattttaccttttttaaagctcttaattttatatatatatatatatatatatttatatttatcttcaTTTTCTCACCTGCGGCGGTTAGATCAGTTGTATTTTCTGTTcatatacaataatttttcttgttacataattttttttttatttccttaagatgttacatatattatgtttaattttacatttgcatttacacttatatattcatttcctcttggttttcctttttttttacccaaATTTCAATGTAAATTGTTTTTATGGGTTAATGGTAAAAGTATGGAGAAACATGCAagactttttttcttttttttttttttaaaaattaatacactTTTTAAGagctaaaataaaaaaaaaaaaaaaaaaaagagagaaataaaatatacttttttaaaaaaaaaaaagcatcaaaaaaaaaaaatcatttttctCATGTagcaattaaaaatttacatttatacatgtacaaatatatgtataagcataaaaaatatagactATACTTGTTTTGTTAACTTGTATATAAAGcagaatatgtatatacatacattcattCATATAGTATTACGtacttgcatatatatatatatatatatataaatgtatattcttATTTGGTTAacaattccttttttcctttgattttattttttacatttcatCATTTCATCATTTCATCATTTCATCATTTCATCATTTCATCATTTCGTCATTTCGTCATTTCTTGTTCCTTTAAATACCCTTACATAAACAAATGAGGAGGTAGTTTATTAGAGTGAACGAAtagcattttattttaccaaGCCAAACAAAGCTTACTTCTTTTgttgcatttatatataaataaacatatacatataagcatgtacatataagcatatacatataagcatatacatataagcatatacatataagcatatacatataagcatatacatataagcatattcatatatatatatatatacataattcaTGTATGtaacattaaatatatatgtatacaaatatatagcAATAAGTACATGTGAACAACAggcttatttttattcacgtgcaaattaaatttacattCTTATTGTTAAGCGGCCATCCAGTGTTAAACAGAGACGTTTCGTTAAATCATTGAATAGTATTGAAATtgttttttacattaatgtttgtttgttgttttactttattttattttatatttttttttttttttttctccattATACGACTTCTTTGAACATTTTGCGTTGCAGTTTTGCATAATACGTGTATGCACGTATCAATGTAACAGATTTTATCAGcaattatgatatttttgcaaaaaagaGGTATAATTTGAATCGCTATGTTACTACGTTAATTTTACGATTTTGTAAAGATTAATTCAAATTAACGATCATTTAAAGGAAGAGAAGTTTAACCTGAAGTTGTAGAGCCAAAAGGAAGGGctttaatatgtatgtacgtttgtatatatgtacgtttgtatatatgtacgtttgcatatatgtacgtttgtatatatgtatgtatgtatttatgaatgtatatgtatttatgaatatatatgtatgtatgaatgtatatgtatgtatgaatgtatatgtatgtatgaatgtatatgtatgtatgaatgtatatgtatgtatgaatgtatatgtatgtatgaatgtatatgtatgtatgaatgtatatgtatgtatgaatgtatatgtatgtatgaatgtatatgtatgtatgtataaaagaACGCAGAGAGTACCTTATATGCGAAAGCTCCTTTGTAGCAAGAAAATACatctaaaaaaaagaagctaaaagaataacaaaaaaaaaaggaaaaaccgAGATATTATTAAAGAGATCTTCACGTAACCGTACAAATACACGAATTGATATACTTATTGATACACGTATTGATACACGTATTGATACACGTATTGATACACGTATTGATACACGTACTGATACACGTACTGATACACGTATTGATGCACGCATAAATAGCCTGTACACGCGCAGGAACAACATGCACTTTTTAAACATACTTAAAAATGATAGGATAAATGACGATACAGTGAGTAAATCAAGCTCAAATTTACATGATGGGAATATTACATCGATGAATATGAAAGatggtataaaaataaatgttgataaaacaaataagagTGAAGATGAAAATTATGTTGATTCATTATCTATGAAGGACAGTCATAAGGAGAACGTAGATTATCATTCGGTTAGTTTAATTGAACGAGGTAATTTTGTTGAAAGTGAAGCTAATTTAAAATTGGAGCCTTTGGAAAATTGGTCCTCTTTTAAATGTAGGGAGAACATAGAAGAGGGAAGTGGAAACAGTGTTAGCGGTAATTATGGGGGTGAGAACTGTAGCAGTGGTAACTGTGCTAGGGGAAGTAGGGAGAACAAGTTATCGGGGGAACAAAGTCAAGGGATCCTTAACAGTGGTAACATGAGGAGATATAACACGGAAAATTGTGttagtaataatagaatGGATTTATTGCAGAATAGTAGGACTCCTAATAATATGCAAAGTTACAATTACGTAAGTAGTGAGGTACCATATAAAGGGGTAAAGCATTACGAAAGGAGGATATACTTTAGAAGTAATAGCAGCAGCATAGTAGGAAACATCAACAGGGATAGGAATAGGAACGATAATAGTAATGATAGTAATTATGACATTTATGCcaattatagtaataataatagtaataattattccAGTTGTGCTAACTATACGAAATGTGCAGATTATGCCAAATATACCAATTATGATAATGATTTCGTTTTTccagaaaaaaaggaaaccaACCTAATAACgcatagtaataatagttcATTTGGTAAAGTTTTGATAAATCCGAATTGCAATATTGAGGAAGAAGGGCGCATTCATACGAACGGTGTGAATGCACATAACACAAGTAATGCATTacatgaaaataaagaaaattttaacacGGATGAAGGATGCACAGTAGGAAATAGAACAAACAATTCATATCC
This window contains:
- a CDS encoding activator of Hsp90 ATPase, which produces MAGSVWNRNSWHWEEKNYSKWGESYIKYKLNNLKLETEQLSIYFDKFDITGNASVSVRKGKQINSFEYDIKFSWFYLKTTENKECSGGNVEILDFSICSVEDNDYEINVQMNEDKEESRKAYDILRKEGKEKIKNALKGFPSDLLKHDTDESNKETKIKGDEEEKLQNIKTQNNNENERHNIGVNNINNNTDQEKKEGSVWNINNYHWEEKCLTKWAKEELKNILDKTKIELSNNILLEFFCSEVEGEASSSLRKKKKNFNLRFKNDENKYKYNFVFDNTISECMHINHVVKMEAPSKIEKVIDEFISKMRDK